One window from the genome of Pseudonocardia hierapolitana encodes:
- a CDS encoding nucleoside deaminase encodes MDAATEARHLELAVRLAAENGQSGQLPFGAVVVRGGEVVTTGVNTTLRDHDPTAHAEVAAIRAACRQIGTTRLTDAVVVSSCEPCPMCHVAAVVAGVTEMVYAATSVQAAEHGFVSLPELVRIRDRLADVRRAHLRHVPTPGNVVPFRSFGGIDGTGSARP; translated from the coding sequence ATGGACGCGGCCACGGAGGCCCGTCACCTCGAGCTGGCCGTCCGGCTCGCTGCCGAGAACGGTCAGTCGGGCCAGCTGCCCTTCGGGGCCGTCGTCGTGCGGGGCGGGGAGGTGGTCACCACCGGTGTCAACACGACCCTGCGCGACCACGACCCCACCGCCCACGCCGAGGTGGCCGCCATCCGTGCGGCCTGCCGGCAGATCGGCACCACCCGGCTCACCGACGCCGTGGTGGTGTCGAGCTGCGAACCGTGCCCGATGTGCCACGTCGCGGCGGTCGTCGCCGGCGTCACGGAGATGGTCTACGCCGCGACATCGGTGCAGGCTGCGGAGCACGGGTTCGTGTCGCTCCCGGAGCTCGTCCGGATCCGCGACCGGCTCGCCGACGTCCGGCGGGCCCACCTCCGCCACGTCCCCACACCGGGCAACGTGGTGCCGTTCCGAAGCTTCGGGGGGATCGATGGAACTGGAAGCGCTCGTCCGTGA
- a CDS encoding isopenicillin N synthase family dioxygenase, translated as MDRILEIDVVEFERGDDAARRAIVDGMRRSLETGFVYARHDLPADVIDDAYAKLATFFSLATEVKDRYTVVGSNGQTGYTGMRVETPVSVGEPDLKEMYNWSAELPAGHPLRRKFPHRYRDQIFPEDVVPGIEAALKLMHDRIFDLQSRVLRIIAVGLGVHENYFDGIVLPASAMTRALHYPDMREHDPEGTQVWAGEHADIDLITALPRATARGLQVKTEDGWIDAVAPEGAAIINTGKMLEHLTNGVINRGIHRVVADPDQVGDRYSVVQFCHPTAWTVLEPLSTCCTPERPQRYASILTGDKHDEVLWEINLFEDARRVPVKAS; from the coding sequence ATGGATCGGATTCTCGAAATCGATGTTGTGGAGTTCGAGCGTGGCGACGACGCGGCCCGCCGCGCGATCGTCGACGGGATGCGACGAAGCCTGGAAACCGGTTTCGTCTACGCCCGTCACGATCTGCCGGCCGACGTCATCGACGACGCCTACGCGAAGCTGGCGACCTTCTTCTCGCTGGCGACCGAGGTCAAGGACCGCTACACGGTGGTGGGGTCCAACGGGCAGACCGGGTACACCGGAATGCGGGTGGAGACACCGGTCTCGGTCGGTGAACCGGATCTGAAGGAGATGTACAACTGGAGCGCGGAACTGCCGGCGGGACATCCGCTGCGCCGCAAGTTCCCGCACCGGTACCGGGACCAGATTTTCCCCGAGGACGTGGTGCCGGGCATCGAGGCCGCCCTCAAACTGATGCACGACCGGATCTTCGACCTGCAGAGCCGGGTCCTGCGGATCATCGCGGTGGGCCTCGGTGTGCACGAGAACTACTTCGACGGGATCGTGCTTCCCGCGTCCGCCATGACGCGCGCCCTGCACTACCCCGACATGCGTGAGCACGACCCCGAGGGCACCCAGGTCTGGGCGGGCGAGCACGCCGACATCGATCTCATCACGGCCCTGCCGAGGGCCACGGCGCGCGGCCTGCAGGTCAAGACAGAGGACGGCTGGATCGACGCCGTAGCGCCCGAGGGGGCGGCCATCATCAACACCGGGAAGATGCTGGAGCACCTCACCAACGGTGTGATCAACCGTGGCATCCACCGGGTCGTGGCCGACCCCGACCAGGTCGGGGACCGCTACAGCGTCGTGCAGTTCTGCCACCCGACGGCGTGGACGGTGCTGGAGCCGCTCTCCACCTGCTGCACGCCGGAGCGGCCGCAGCGGTACGCGTCGATCCTCACCGGTGACAAGCACGACGAGGTGCTGTGGGAGATCAACCTCTTCGAGGACGCCCGGAGGGTCCCCGTGAAGGCGTCCTGA